Genomic DNA from Carassius gibelio isolate Cgi1373 ecotype wild population from Czech Republic chromosome B14, carGib1.2-hapl.c, whole genome shotgun sequence:
TCTACCACATTTGACCAACTTGAACCCGATGTAAAGTCTGTATAGGCAAATATTTCAAACTATTGCAGATCACATGGATTCCTGTCGAAATAACTGGGTTCCGCCCATGAAAATTCATGTTCAATGTGACCACACCTCGCTGCTTCTCCAGTCTTCAACGCCATCCAAAAGGACCAAACACTAATGTACCCAGACACACATTTCAGATCGGCTATTTCTTCCAGAAAGCCCTCTTTCTTTCCTTTCACAGCTGTCAGCTCAGACTGACTGTAATTCAGACAAGCATAGCTGACACTAAGAGCACGAGGGCATGTTCAGCCCGAGCTGCCCAAGACTTCCTCCTTGAAGTGTAAATGAGATTTGTGGCTCTTGGGATCCACATCATGTCTGTAACAAAACTGTGTTGGTGTCTGTTTGACCTGAGATGGAGGGTAAAGCCACATCAAGAGGTCTGCAAAGATGCCGGGGTTTAAATAAGGTGCAAAGCGAACATCGTGACCAAAGAGCAAGGTGCTAAAGAGCATTTTACCCATGAGACACAGCAAGTCTGGCTGTACTTAAGGCATTTGAATATGATTTTACAAAGGTGCACTTTGCAAAAGGAAATGCCAAAGACAAGTTTTATTACATGCCCCTAGCcattttatttttgcacaaaGGAAATGTTAAAATGACATGCTTTATATTAGATAGAATTATGTGAAGTCTTTGTGTGAAATTTGCATAATGTACCTAGCACAGGGACTTTATTTCTGAAAGTGAAGGTTAATTTATGTTTACTGCACTTTAGCTTCCAAAGGTTTTGTCGAGATaaatcatatacattttaataaatgtcaacGTGTAGAAATGTTACGGTGGCTTAGAGAGCTGTAACAGCGCTGACGGTTTGCCTACTCGTGGAGCTCTCAAGTGTATCTTATAGTCTGAAGAACAACAATATACGgtgaaaaagaaacaaacattaatCTGACACCCTTTTAATATGAACTTTTCTAGCTAAGAGGAAAAAGGGTTGCATTTAGACTAAAGCAGTTCTGTGCTCATCACAGCATTACTTAGTTGTCAGAGGCTAAGTAATGAAAGCAGGAGTGGAAGGAATTTGCAAAAGATAAGCTAACAGTAATGGTATTCCTGATGAATTAGAGGAATACCAAACTCATATTTCTATAAGTGCATGTTTCTTCAACATTCACATTTTGCcctctgaaaaaaaagtaaactgtCATAAAAAGCACTTTTCACAGATGAACACTATCATTTTTGTAAACATCTTTCcaagatatatattttacactACATCTCATATTACATAGATACATATATCATTTTTAGAAGTGTCAGATGCCTGTCTCTTGCTATAGGCTACCTATaggcttaaataaataaataaaagtcaccATTATTTATGAAGCACTTTTTACAATGCAAATTGGGTCGAAGCAGCCTTACATTATTAAACAGGGAAATAGTATGTTGAAATAGTGTACCGTTGTCCTCTGGTCAGACCAAACCAGCAGTTTAATTCTAGGTTGAAACAAagacagattgtgcagaggactcatctggttccCGTGGTCTTGTCCCGATTGGCGTCTAAGTGAAAAGACCTTCGAAGGGACTCTGTCTCTAGTTGACATGTTCTCTGCTGACTTCCAGAGCTGTCGAAAGCGTCTCTAGGTGCTGATTCACCATCTGGACTATTACGGCTTGTTCCGGGTGgttgcagtgaccatctgatcaaGTTACAATCAGGATCTGgttgctatggtgacctcggattAAGAAGAATCAGACTTATATTAGCatagtacattgtgtgttatggaAAGTGTTGCTGGTTCTGGTTGATCTAATTAATACAGCCTAACAATCCTTTAagggatttgaatattagaaatgtgttagtgtgttatgtataagtcaggttaaagagatgggtatatatatatatatatatatatatatatatatatatatatatatatatatatatatatatatatatatatatatatatatatatatatatatatatatatatatggtaacaaGTTATATTTACCTTCATATTTCTTCACACATCACATCTTATGTTTGATTATTCtaagatatttaatattattctaAAGCTTCGACTTCAGAATAAGGTTAGAATAATAAAAAGGATCCATAAATGGCATTTGAAAAGAAGCCAAAATAAATTATGTAGGCATGGTGAAAAGTCTCCATGACAGTTTTAAGgttgaaaaatgtttgttttaataaaataaaaaaaaaaaaaaaaaaaaaaaaatcaacctctGCTATATAAAAGTGTCTGACGTTTATGAAATACTGAGATGCTAATTAACCAGAACGGACCTGGTCCTAAATTATTCATCAAGACCAAGAAGTTcagaaaaatcattttaaatatcatgTATAGTAAACAAAACCTCATGGGAAATGTAAAAACCCCATCTGATAAGGCATTTAAGACTATATCGTGGCCCAGAGGTAGTGGCACGTCCCCTTTATCAGCTTGGGTACTTTCCCCATGCCGAAGAGAAGGTGATGCATTCTTAGTTCCCACAGTCGGATGATTTGGCTATTAAAAAGTCCCTAGCCTCTTTTAAAAACTCCTCTCATCTATGCTTAAGCTTGACATGCTTACATATTTCAAAACCCAAAACCAGAGAACATAGACTACTGAAGTCAAATATAGCTGAGTTGCTGTAAACAAGCAATCACATAGTTTACTCTAACTGGTGATGGAGATGTATTTGATCTGTTCTGTAAAAGAACACAGAACATTCCTTTATACCAAAAAACcttatgtgtgaccctggaccacaaaaccggtcataagggtcaattttgaCCCTTTAAATTGAGATTTCCATTGAAATAAGATTTCCATTAAATTAGAAttacattgatgtatggtttgttaggataggataatatttggccgagatacaacttcTTGAGAACCtgcaatctgagggtgcaaacaaATCTATATTGAGAAAATCGTCTTTGAAGTCATACAAATCAAGTTCTTAGCaattcatattactaatcaaaaaataagttttaatatattaacagtaggacatgtacaaaatatcttaatggaacatgatctgtacttaatttcctaatgatttttgccataaaaaaaataaataaaaaaaaaacaaataaaataaaacaattttgacccatacaaagtatttttggctattgctacaaatataccccagcgacttaagactggttttgtgctccagggtcacattttgaAAATCGTCTTTAAGGATGCTCACTATGATGGTCATTATGAGCTgtcactaaaaatgaaaaaaatattttgtgtccaAAGGAAAAATCATATGACGTAACGGTGAGTAAATaaggacagaattttcatttgggATAAACTTTCACTAAGAGTCCATGAAACTCTACGGTTTGATCGACTGTCTCCTGCAGGGAAGTTTATAATGTCCGAGCTGCCGTTCTCCCCCAGGCTTTTAAGTCAGTCTGTCTATTTCCATTTAAAGCCACTCAATTCCACCTTAACTCTATATAAGACTATGTTATGTGAGCAATGTTTAGAAAAAAGATTATTTTCAGAGTTATCTCAAGGCATCGTAAACTGATTTTAAGTGAATGGATTTGTGTTCTTATTTTGGGCACCAGTAGATGCCATGGGTTTGATTAATAACCAGGGAGGTCAGGGGGTTGCAATGTTCCCTTGCCGAACAAAATGCCTTCCAGGTGCATAGACAACCAGAAATATCTCTATCCGAATATGTTCCCTGAAAAATGACACAGGAGGTACTTTGCTGCTCTCTCATGCCAAGTATTAAATGTACCTGATATTGTCTGATTTCACACTTCAAGTATTAAAACAATATCGTCTAATCAGGACTCAGATGTTCCATGTACATAGAAACCCCTAATCATAATAAAATCACTCTGACATGAAGAACAATGGGGGCTTAATCGTTATGCAATATGCAATATTTAGTATGCAGGagctggtaaaaaaataaataaagaaataaaaaacccatgcaaaaacattttttgtaagcAACATTATTAAGGTATATTAATAAATTAGCTTTatgatcataaaaaaatattcatacccGTTAAATCATTATGTCTCTTTTTCGAATATGAAGTAATATCGGACACCTTTGGGAGTGTCTTTACAACATGTTACTAACAACACCAAGGATTTGGGTTCAGTTCACATGGAATGCATGAGCTGATAAAATCTATAAGTTAAATGAAACTTAAGATGtcgtaaactaaaaataaataaataaatcaaattaaaaaacaaataaaaatttgctgattCAAATTTTGATAATAAGGACCTAAAAAAGCTCTATATTCCTGACATGTACACTTTGGGATTAAAACCTCATGCCTACAACCCAATGAGCTCATCTTCAAACTCCACGGGAGATAATAAAGGCAATGCGTGAGACAAAATTGTGTAACAAAAGTCACATGTTTATGTGGTTTTGTCTGGGTTCAAGTGTAAAGTataaagcttttatgcagcaaacaACCTGTGATGTCACACTAGTTTACTGCATGCTTCACAAAATGTTCTTCTACACTTGAATTTTCCTTGATggcttgaaaaaagaaaataaaagtagaCAATAACCACAttaccatatttaaataaataaataaataaattccagaGGTGGATTGACTAATGACTTTGGAAGAAGGGCATTTTTGGAGTGCAAATTTCTACCTACTGTATTTTAACTGACAAGcttcagtatgattttttttttttttttaatcaaattttaaaataattttatgtctGTTATTAGcccattttgtatgtttttctaTTGTTATACTTTTATACTACTATTTAGTAGTCAGTTCAGTTTCAGTTTCCctaattttaaaatgtcatatttatatcAATGTTACTAACTGTTTCTTtgcaattataaatgtcttcttgaattgtttttttttttctttgccaatGAATTTTTATAACTTGAGTTTACAGACcaatatgaaaatgttatttaaaagtcTATGGCATATCGAAACTCTTCAGCATCTCCTATAGTCTTGTGTTTGCTTTTTCAGTActcctctgtttaaataaatcaacatttcCTCAGAGTTTGGACTGAAGCAGGGATGGGCGGTATTAACGCCTTACCCCTGAGACAGAGACTCTTGTTTTCCACATTGAGAGCATCATCAGAATGACATCATTGCTCATCAGTAACTCCTTTAACGTTCTAGTCAATTAATAGCAACCTGACTAAAGCAGCCAACCAACGTGTCAGCAATGGAGATTACTTTTTCGCCAAAGTGAACCAACAAAATGAAGATGAAGTCACACAGTCTTGGGGAAGCAGCTCTTTGGATGCGTGAAGGGACAGGGAAGTTTTCAAACTCTTCCGACTTAAATAGCACAGAGCTCGAGCCTCTCCTCCTGTCGCGTGCAGTCCCGCTCGGCTTGGCTTTGGGGACTTTCATTATCTTTGCGGTGGCCGGAAACATCTTGGTGATACTGTCCGTGATGTGCAATAGGCACCTGCGATCTCCAACTAACTATTTCATAGTTAATCTCGCTATTGCCGACCTACTCCTTGGCACAACCGTGTTACCCGTATCAGCCACATTGGAAATATTGGGTTACTGGGTGTTCGGGAGGATTTTCTGTGATGCTTGGGCAGCGGTTGATGTGTTATGTTGCACCGCATCCATCATGAGTCTGTGCGTAATCTCCATTGACCGTTACATCGGAGTGAGCCATCCTTTGCAGTACCCTAACATCGTGACGGGACGCAGAGCTCTGTTGGCCATGCTGGGGGTATGGATCCTGTCACTGGTCATCTCCATTGGACCACTGCTAGGATGGAAGCAGGCTCCGTCGCCGGACGAAACGGTGTGCGTAATAAACGAGGAACCCTTTTACGCGCTTTTCTCATCGCTCGGCTCCTTCTATATTCCGTTAATTGTTATTCTAGTCATGTACTGTCGTGTTTACGTGGTGGCTAAACGGACCACGAAGAATCTGGAAGCCGGCGTGAAGACGGAAACGATGAATTCAGGTGAAATAACGCTGAGGATTCACAGGGGTTCGCAGGTGCACGAGGACCCCGGCGCGGCAGCCAAGGGTCGCCCGCATCAGGCGAGGAGTTCTCTGACGGTCAAACTTCTGAAGTTTTCCAGGGAAAAGAAAGCAGCTAAGACCCTAGGGGTCGTGGTTGGCATGTTTACGTTGTGCTGGATGCCTTTCTTCCTCACTTTACCAATTGGTAGGTATTTCTTGTACACagttacaccccccccccccccactccacaTAGACCTCTTCATGTGTCACACAATGAGAAgcatataacaaaattaaataataataataatattgctatTAATAATTGTCCAAATTAAATTACagtggtcttagctggtttttaAACAGGTCTTTTTTTAAGCCTGAACATCTTAAACCCTGCTTTCTTTCTTTAAGCAGGAAAACAATACAGAAAATcaataaattgtataaatgtaaCATGTAACAGCTTGTCCTAATTAAAATGTGACTACCTACCCAAACAACATATAGGTCTATTAAATATaccagtgttgttgttgttgtagttttttttttaaagctttttgaaGCCCACGTGCACAAATATATctagtgaaaacacacacactcacactcacaaatCATTATACCAGTCTGATATGGTCTGCCTTTATAATGCGTATAAAACTGACCAACAGATCAGCTAGGCCAGGCTTGGAGACCAGCAAACCACCTTAcgatattgttatattatttcagCTAATGTTAGTAGTGCAAATAATACTGAAATTCTTCAAATTCGTGATTCGTAATTACATCCTGCCCTTCATTTTGTTTGCCCTTATGCACTCTGATGCCGTATATATTGTATATGCCTGTCAATATTGTTCTCATCTCATCACTTGGGATCTAAGAAAGGTTAGCAAACATCAATTTAGATGAAACAATCCTCACAAGGAGtaatcattgttaatgtttaatttaatgcttaacaaataataaaaccatTATAATAGCTCTGGTTGCATCTTGAGAATTTGGTaagataaatataaaca
This window encodes:
- the adra1bb gene encoding adrenoceptor alpha 1Bb, with protein sequence MKMKSHSLGEAALWMREGTGKFSNSSDLNSTELEPLLLSRAVPLGLALGTFIIFAVAGNILVILSVMCNRHLRSPTNYFIVNLAIADLLLGTTVLPVSATLEILGYWVFGRIFCDAWAAVDVLCCTASIMSLCVISIDRYIGVSHPLQYPNIVTGRRALLAMLGVWILSLVISIGPLLGWKQAPSPDETVCVINEEPFYALFSSLGSFYIPLIVILVMYCRVYVVAKRTTKNLEAGVKTETMNSGEITLRIHRGSQVHEDPGAAAKGRPHQARSSLTVKLLKFSREKKAAKTLGVVVGMFTLCWMPFFLTLPIVAFNLSLRPPETVYKIIFWLGYFNSCLNPIIYPCYSREFKLAFIRILKCRCHRRRRPGWRAYNYQGSQISSFYSRQDSKDSVNYGSYLNGSQRTLSSANHSPSYHTKGLSHFQEDGPRHARSRTPSVLSESTLDHHLEPVEEDPTQSVGNPDQAAFRNWPQEQLKE